The following proteins are co-located in the Maridesulfovibrio sp. genome:
- a CDS encoding trypsin-like peptidase domain-containing protein — protein sequence MHRRIVGMGLLILLIAICGCRTVRSIRTNIKETVISSQPEDKFSQALDRNKFSEAEQIWLDNQDYFLEKPKAMDEITKAASDLKKRYRPKISAATTNLLSIHWPEKSSKWTLIRLKLDNARDLIDEIESSSILNDLGQIPPGLDKLKKNFHEKESKIRDDAQAQFKQYPLQTGPNFFSLYPVKLDEEKFLKSQAALLEQSVASANGKGVPHMIKEYGNIIPAETMRNLEGQYFRDLLKKEAKGKKPSFRAVIKAMNEAKRSGFPVTEVPDCKIAFVRVTSKTLMQEHGIEFGLGFDVDLPMQTETLAKTSMFNSKTAKDADVVILINEVVSRIDRKTFRPKAYSSKNIVGYTEGYNHAYDQAQLRLEQLKLKRQELNERNNSHILGWFGANDITSAAHMAAQEEEKYNEAVANATSIPRMIDKPIYENYSFSVVPLRTTKVASVQYVIIDRKSHTYFTDFFDIVQEKNFKIAYGINITDPDRDKHEINFNTEKQLRGWERQPVAVRLSDMLNYYLDHKEKDKKYRSMARIQNIIINNRNKALAEFFSNEYGSDTGNDPRYDSTVMVQSPDRRGTGSGFFVTDNIILTNYHVVEDNEFVEIKLHKNVEAFGKVMAYDLYRDLALVKINAHGKPVRFYTQNMLPAGVTLEAIGHPKGFPFTITRGVFSAYRKRPSKFLHSRRMVRYIQTDAAINSGNSGGPLFYKDKVVGVNTWKKIGEDIDNLAFAVHYAEVIKFLEQYGIKYHR from the coding sequence TTGCATAGAAGAATTGTCGGTATGGGGCTGTTGATATTGCTCATTGCAATCTGCGGGTGCAGGACAGTCAGGTCAATAAGAACCAATATCAAAGAAACTGTAATCTCCTCCCAACCGGAGGATAAGTTTTCGCAGGCACTGGACCGGAACAAATTTTCAGAGGCTGAACAAATATGGCTGGATAATCAGGATTACTTTCTTGAAAAACCGAAGGCCATGGACGAGATAACCAAAGCTGCCTCGGATTTAAAAAAACGTTACCGTCCAAAAATTTCCGCTGCCACCACCAACCTTCTTTCCATCCACTGGCCCGAAAAATCCTCAAAATGGACTTTAATCCGCCTTAAGCTGGACAATGCCCGTGATTTGATCGACGAAATCGAATCCAGCAGCATACTAAACGATCTGGGCCAAATTCCTCCCGGCCTTGATAAGCTGAAAAAGAACTTCCACGAAAAAGAATCAAAAATCAGGGACGATGCACAGGCCCAGTTCAAGCAATATCCACTGCAGACCGGACCGAACTTTTTTTCCCTCTACCCCGTAAAGCTGGATGAAGAAAAATTCCTCAAGTCACAAGCCGCCCTGTTGGAGCAGTCCGTAGCATCAGCCAACGGAAAAGGTGTGCCGCATATGATTAAGGAATACGGTAACATCATCCCTGCCGAGACCATGCGCAACTTGGAAGGACAATATTTCCGGGACCTGCTCAAAAAAGAAGCTAAAGGTAAGAAACCTTCTTTCCGCGCGGTTATCAAGGCCATGAATGAAGCCAAGAGGTCAGGCTTCCCTGTAACCGAAGTTCCAGACTGCAAGATCGCCTTTGTACGTGTTACCAGTAAAACTTTAATGCAAGAACATGGCATCGAATTCGGGCTGGGTTTTGATGTGGATCTGCCCATGCAAACCGAGACACTGGCCAAAACATCCATGTTCAATTCAAAGACCGCCAAAGATGCGGACGTTGTTATCCTGATCAACGAAGTTGTATCCAGAATCGACCGCAAGACATTCCGCCCCAAGGCATACAGCAGCAAGAATATTGTCGGATACACAGAGGGATACAACCACGCATATGATCAGGCCCAGCTGCGCCTTGAACAATTAAAACTGAAGCGGCAGGAGCTGAACGAGCGCAACAACTCACATATTTTGGGCTGGTTCGGTGCTAATGACATCACCTCCGCTGCTCATATGGCGGCTCAGGAAGAAGAAAAATACAACGAGGCTGTAGCTAATGCCACAAGCATTCCGCGAATGATCGACAAGCCGATTTATGAAAACTACAGCTTCAGCGTTGTGCCGCTACGCACAACTAAAGTTGCCTCGGTGCAATATGTAATCATAGATCGCAAGTCTCACACATACTTCACTGATTTCTTTGATATTGTTCAGGAGAAAAATTTCAAGATAGCTTATGGCATAAACATAACAGACCCAGACCGTGACAAACATGAAATAAACTTCAACACGGAAAAACAGCTACGGGGATGGGAAAGACAACCGGTTGCCGTGCGCCTATCCGACATGCTCAACTATTATCTGGATCACAAAGAAAAGGACAAAAAGTATAGGAGCATGGCCCGGATACAGAACATAATCATAAACAACCGCAACAAGGCACTGGCTGAATTTTTCAGCAATGAATACGGCTCCGACACTGGAAATGATCCACGCTATGATTCTACTGTCATGGTCCAGAGTCCGGACCGCAGAGGGACTGGCAGCGGTTTTTTTGTCACCGACAATATTATCCTTACAAACTACCATGTTGTCGAAGACAACGAATTTGTGGAAATTAAATTGCACAAAAACGTGGAAGCCTTCGGCAAGGTAATGGCCTATGACCTTTACCGAGACCTCGCTCTGGTAAAGATAAATGCCCACGGCAAGCCTGTTAGATTCTACACTCAAAATATGCTTCCCGCAGGTGTAACTCTTGAGGCAATCGGACACCCCAAAGGATTTCCTTTCACCATAACCAGAGGTGTTTTCAGCGCATACAGAAAAAGGCCGAGCAAATTTCTACACTCACGCCGTATGGTTCGTTATATCCAGACAGACGCGGCCATTAACTCCGGCAATTCAGGAGGACCGCTGTTTTACAAAGATAAGGTTGTAGGTGTTAACACATGGAAAAAGATCGGAGAGGACATAGACAACCTTGCCTTCGCAGTCCACTACGCTGAAGTAATCAAATTTCTTGAACAATACGGCATCAAATACCACAGATAA
- the traT gene encoding complement resistance protein TraT, with the protein MKKRVFILMAVAMLAALVLMSGCRSKQRMGMVRDQSTGLLYGSMTSGNFMVDPSQFDTPVLKLTIRNTSGDPAVNLKALRKSIEKSYLDKGYKVVATGKYSAHLDINLRYSGQISKNMVDEISLWGGTGGAYMGATLGRNLDSMILGSASGAAIGAIIGQYTTQDTYLMVADVILGVVDKYAKKRKAVIQFDDTQIKWEDEDDGFISYRSRERIQAAVYAGGDNTPQSKIVRGVTLRFQRILQDII; encoded by the coding sequence TTGAAAAAACGCGTTTTCATCCTAATGGCAGTGGCAATGCTCGCAGCACTGGTACTCATGAGCGGATGCCGCAGCAAGCAGCGTATGGGCATGGTCCGCGACCAGAGTACCGGCCTGCTCTACGGCTCCATGACCAGCGGAAACTTTATGGTTGATCCCTCCCAGTTCGATACTCCGGTATTAAAGCTGACCATCCGCAACACCTCCGGTGATCCGGCAGTGAACCTCAAGGCCCTGCGCAAAAGCATTGAAAAATCATATCTAGATAAGGGCTACAAAGTAGTAGCCACAGGTAAATATTCCGCACATCTGGACATCAACCTGCGCTATTCAGGTCAGATTTCGAAAAATATGGTTGATGAAATCAGCCTTTGGGGCGGAACAGGCGGTGCCTACATGGGAGCCACTTTGGGCCGTAACCTCGATTCCATGATACTCGGTTCCGCTTCCGGTGCGGCTATAGGAGCCATTATCGGGCAATACACCACGCAGGACACCTACCTCATGGTTGCGGATGTGATACTCGGAGTCGTGGACAAATACGCTAAGAAGCGTAAAGCGGTTATCCAGTTCGATGATACCCAGATCAAATGGGAAGACGAGGACGACGGATTCATCTCATATCGTTCCCGCGAACGCATCCAAGCCGCGGTTTACGCTGGCGGTGACAATACCCCGCAAAGTAAAATCGTACGCGGGGTTACGCTAAGATTCCAAAGAATTCTGCAGGATATTATTTAA
- a CDS encoding glutaminyl-peptide cyclotransferase produces MNKYRPILILITTIFILHFFGLKSYARERTDAPLIECKLLNQFPHDDTAFTQGLLYHDGYLYESTGKHGRSSLRKVELESGIVRTMIKNDKEIFSEGICYWNNKMYQLTWRSGKCFIYDAASLAPKGFFKYKGQGWGLTADGQFIYQSNGSSVITFRDPYDFARIKRLQVTDGIANIHLLNELEYINGLIFSNIWKQDRIAVIDPEKGKVKFWLDISSLRPLAGKNAEAANGIAWDAVEKRLFVTGKFWNKVFEIELPALENQPASN; encoded by the coding sequence ATGAACAAATACCGTCCAATATTAATTTTAATTACCACCATCTTTATATTGCACTTTTTCGGGCTAAAAAGCTACGCCCGAGAAAGAACAGACGCACCACTAATTGAATGCAAACTGCTCAACCAGTTCCCGCATGATGATACGGCTTTTACTCAGGGATTATTATACCACGACGGCTACTTATACGAAAGCACCGGTAAGCACGGACGCTCTTCCCTGCGCAAGGTGGAATTGGAAAGCGGCATAGTCCGCACCATGATCAAGAACGACAAAGAAATTTTCAGTGAAGGGATATGTTACTGGAATAACAAAATGTATCAGCTTACATGGCGGTCCGGTAAATGTTTCATATATGACGCAGCTTCCCTTGCTCCCAAAGGCTTCTTCAAATACAAAGGTCAGGGGTGGGGGCTGACCGCAGACGGACAGTTCATTTACCAGAGCAACGGCTCGTCGGTGATTACCTTCAGGGACCCGTATGATTTTGCACGCATAAAAAGGCTGCAGGTAACAGACGGCATTGCCAATATCCACCTCCTTAATGAACTTGAGTACATAAACGGCCTTATTTTCAGCAATATTTGGAAACAAGACCGCATAGCAGTCATTGATCCCGAAAAAGGGAAAGTCAAATTCTGGCTTGATATATCTTCGCTGCGTCCCCTTGCCGGAAAAAACGCCGAAGCCGCCAACGGCATCGCATGGGACGCTGTCGAAAAAAGGCTCTTCGTGACCGGAAAATTCTGGAATAAGGTTTTTGAAATTGAACTACCCGCACTTGAAAATCAGCCCGCGTCAAACTGA
- a CDS encoding tetratricopeptide repeat protein, whose translation MSAESSLFNYTPPVEQETEEETGFVTVVSLRSDSHKIKGKKFWLASKLDDESFELLLLNENWVPSGDPKVISSGEFAAHYTLELDSYQQHVRPAMEQQDNRLSRGEAHREQGEFYSAEMEYADALAVDEKNVRATFGLGLTYLEKGDVERAQEVFAKVLQLKSAFKTEHKHMFNDFGISMRKNGMYREALQYYNRGVDLDSADENLFFNIARTHYEAGDWENCFRYLTMCLEKNRGVQEAQKFCHYLIKKTEEDESMLREMGKGENGKTLRSDILNLLRKMQVAAGVELDDAIEKTHEIRDRMIALEEEDMQMKEIEKDLYKVDDL comes from the coding sequence ATGAGCGCTGAATCATCATTATTCAACTACACTCCTCCTGTCGAGCAGGAAACCGAAGAGGAAACCGGATTCGTTACGGTGGTTTCCCTGCGTTCCGACTCGCATAAAATAAAAGGCAAGAAATTCTGGTTAGCCAGCAAACTGGATGACGAAAGCTTTGAGCTGCTGCTTTTGAATGAAAACTGGGTCCCTTCAGGCGACCCCAAGGTTATCAGCAGCGGGGAGTTTGCCGCACATTATACTCTTGAGCTTGATTCCTATCAGCAGCATGTCCGACCTGCCATGGAGCAGCAGGATAATAGATTGAGCAGGGGGGAAGCCCATCGTGAACAGGGCGAGTTCTACAGCGCGGAAATGGAGTACGCCGATGCGTTGGCTGTGGATGAAAAAAATGTCCGCGCAACTTTTGGCCTCGGTCTGACCTATCTTGAGAAAGGTGATGTTGAACGGGCGCAGGAAGTATTTGCAAAAGTCCTGCAGCTTAAGTCCGCCTTTAAGACTGAACACAAGCATATGTTCAATGATTTCGGTATATCCATGCGCAAGAACGGCATGTACCGTGAAGCCTTGCAGTACTATAATCGGGGAGTTGATCTGGATAGTGCTGATGAAAATCTTTTCTTCAATATTGCCCGCACCCATTACGAAGCAGGGGACTGGGAGAATTGTTTCCGTTATCTGACCATGTGTCTTGAAAAGAACCGTGGTGTTCAGGAAGCTCAGAAATTCTGCCATTACCTGATAAAGAAAACTGAAGAAGATGAATCCATGCTTCGTGAAATGGGAAAAGGGGAGAACGGCAAAACCCTCCGCAGCGACATCCTGAACCTGTTACGCAAGATGCAGGTTGCCGCAGGGGTGGAACTTGATGATGCCATTGAAAAGACCCATGAAATCCGGGATCGCATGATCGCTCTTGAAGAGGAGGATATGCAGATGAAGGAAATCGAAAAAGATCTTTATAAGGTCGATGATCTTTAA
- a CDS encoding acyl-CoA dehydratase activase has protein sequence MILTGNDNGRIEILKSISLNHEGNPAQTVIKALQELDIPENIPAAVTGRKFRHLLNLPTISEPQALETALAHQNFVKDGYRTILSAGGETFMAYLLDNAGKVETVHTGNKCASGTGEFLVQQLGRMGLNLNDMSDMEMSEPHKVSGRCSVFCKSDCTHALNKGVEKEAVVAGLARMMAGKCIELLRKLPAEKVVLIGNCSQNKFMVNELRREIPELLLPANGHCFEALGAAIWAAENGTVLPEDCRTIIRKGDTAFTFLPPLKDYTDSVKFHESSKAEFISGNRLALGLDVGSTTTKGVLLDLERTEIVASCYLRTDGDPIGASRRVYAELASQAPAGTTAEVMGVTGSGRNIAGLHAGTDGIINEITAHATSAVHYDPDVDTIFEIGGQDAKYTWLKNSVPCDYAMNEACSAGTGSFLEESAKETLGIAVTDIAEIAFKGTNPPNFNDQCAAFIGSDLKLAAQEGVPLEDMVAGLVYSICINYSNRVKGNRTVGQKIFMQGGVCYNKAVPTAMAALTGQEIIVPPHPGLTGAFGVALEAAKRVELGSISTGTFDPSELAEREVSYKSPFTCNGAGRDCDLGCTIARIEVEGKTFPFGGICNRFDNSKVAKDTKPGEDLVLWREKRVFRDLSEPEEGQTVIGMNRSLLMNTWFPLFNTFFKEMGFGVRLPENFDPDAIEQKGAPFCHPVELAHGGLGELLKLETDHIFLPHLRSMPLKSGDRSCTCVLVQGEPYYLKSAFPELEKRSLLTPVIHMQDGEEQLRKALLRTAAKLKVGVQQALDALEAAIAEQEQFFTDLRVKGEEFMAALDDSSLQAMVLFGRPYNAFSSWANKSIPAKFATRGVEIIPCDMLPRSEKCGNELNMYWATGELIMDAAKLVAEHPRLFGTYITNFSCGPDSFLLGHFRTIMGRKPSLTLELDSHTADAGIETRIEAFLDIVDGFSRLEEPQDSTVRPFRAARCEVRNGITGITDSRGKWYAVNDPAVTLIIPSLGEISTDFLAASMQRDNIRYKVLSHASEAALKMGRNNSSCKECLPLQLTAGALLAHLENRDENEIALFLMPKAKGPCRFGQYSVFMNDLIERLEIQNLAIFAPSSTDGYGGLSTGVTLGMWQGIVTGSILEDIHATICTAAKDKDSALKLFWQVRQELLDGMVNWKQFSKTLRKAAIDLSTIKLAKPVYEYPVISLLGEIYVRHDPLARRNLPESLTEQGFIVRVAPVLEWMKYTDWLNRNSIEGKAGVKTLITQGVKSYFESRIRHILADSGLLFYPGPNVRQVVSHGKPHISEQLTGEAILTVGASLHEIMSPSCGVISIGPFGCMPSRVAEAVLSEKFRAGSAGKKATSILGEDSRLPFLAIETDGNPFPQLIEARLEAFCLQAKRLHKRMSPTGKS, from the coding sequence ATGATTCTGACCGGAAACGATAACGGCAGGATTGAAATTCTAAAATCAATTTCACTGAACCACGAAGGAAATCCAGCCCAAACAGTCATTAAGGCTTTACAGGAACTGGACATTCCCGAAAATATTCCGGCGGCAGTAACCGGACGCAAATTCCGCCATCTGCTGAACCTGCCGACCATTTCCGAACCGCAGGCCCTTGAGACAGCCCTTGCACATCAAAATTTCGTTAAAGACGGCTACCGCACGATCCTCAGCGCCGGAGGGGAAACCTTCATGGCCTACCTGCTCGATAATGCCGGCAAGGTCGAAACAGTACACACCGGAAACAAGTGCGCCTCCGGTACCGGAGAGTTTCTGGTCCAGCAGCTGGGCCGCATGGGTCTGAACCTCAATGATATGTCAGACATGGAAATGAGCGAACCGCACAAAGTCTCCGGTCGTTGTTCCGTCTTCTGCAAAAGCGACTGCACCCACGCCCTGAACAAGGGAGTTGAAAAAGAAGCGGTGGTCGCCGGACTGGCCCGCATGATGGCCGGGAAATGCATAGAACTGCTGCGCAAGCTGCCAGCTGAAAAAGTAGTCTTGATCGGTAATTGCTCCCAAAACAAATTCATGGTCAATGAACTGCGCCGCGAAATTCCGGAATTGCTTCTGCCCGCGAACGGACATTGTTTCGAAGCTCTCGGCGCAGCAATCTGGGCAGCTGAAAACGGCACAGTCCTTCCCGAAGACTGCCGCACAATTATTCGCAAAGGTGACACAGCATTCACTTTTCTGCCGCCGCTTAAAGACTATACAGATTCCGTCAAATTCCATGAAAGCTCAAAGGCGGAATTCATCTCCGGTAACAGACTGGCCCTAGGACTTGATGTAGGTTCAACCACAACCAAAGGCGTGCTTCTTGATCTGGAGCGAACCGAGATTGTTGCTTCCTGCTATTTACGTACAGACGGCGACCCCATTGGAGCATCGCGGAGGGTGTACGCAGAACTGGCAAGCCAGGCTCCCGCCGGAACCACCGCCGAAGTTATGGGTGTAACCGGATCGGGCCGCAACATAGCCGGACTGCATGCGGGTACGGACGGAATCATCAATGAAATTACCGCCCACGCCACTTCCGCCGTTCACTACGACCCTGATGTTGATACAATTTTCGAAATAGGCGGACAGGACGCGAAATACACATGGCTGAAGAACTCGGTCCCTTGTGACTATGCCATGAACGAAGCATGCAGCGCCGGAACAGGATCATTCCTTGAAGAAAGTGCCAAGGAAACGCTTGGCATTGCTGTAACCGACATTGCCGAAATCGCATTCAAGGGGACAAATCCGCCCAACTTCAACGACCAGTGCGCTGCCTTTATCGGCTCGGACCTGAAACTTGCGGCGCAGGAAGGAGTCCCGCTGGAAGATATGGTTGCCGGACTGGTCTACTCCATCTGCATCAACTACTCCAACCGCGTTAAAGGCAACCGCACCGTGGGGCAGAAGATTTTCATGCAGGGAGGGGTCTGCTACAACAAAGCCGTACCAACGGCCATGGCCGCACTGACCGGGCAGGAAATCATCGTCCCGCCTCATCCGGGATTGACCGGCGCATTCGGGGTTGCTCTTGAAGCCGCCAAGCGGGTCGAACTGGGCTCTATTAGCACAGGGACATTCGATCCTTCTGAGCTGGCCGAGCGCGAAGTAAGCTACAAATCCCCCTTCACCTGCAACGGGGCCGGGCGGGATTGCGATCTCGGCTGTACCATTGCCCGCATTGAAGTTGAGGGGAAGACCTTCCCCTTTGGCGGTATCTGCAACCGCTTTGATAATTCAAAGGTAGCCAAAGACACCAAGCCCGGAGAGGACCTTGTCCTCTGGCGTGAGAAACGGGTTTTCCGTGATTTGAGCGAACCCGAAGAGGGTCAAACGGTCATCGGCATGAACCGCTCACTGCTCATGAACACGTGGTTCCCGCTCTTCAACACATTTTTCAAAGAGATGGGCTTCGGGGTTCGCCTGCCTGAGAATTTCGATCCCGATGCCATTGAACAAAAAGGCGCCCCCTTCTGCCATCCGGTGGAACTGGCCCACGGCGGCCTTGGCGAATTGCTGAAACTTGAGACTGATCATATTTTCCTGCCCCACCTGCGCTCCATGCCGCTTAAAAGCGGAGACCGTTCCTGTACCTGCGTACTGGTTCAGGGTGAGCCATATTATTTGAAATCAGCCTTCCCTGAGTTGGAAAAGCGTTCTCTGCTCACCCCGGTCATCCATATGCAGGACGGGGAAGAACAATTGCGCAAAGCCCTGCTCCGGACCGCCGCCAAGCTGAAAGTAGGTGTTCAGCAAGCCTTGGATGCTCTTGAGGCGGCAATTGCCGAGCAAGAACAATTCTTCACCGACCTGCGCGTTAAGGGAGAAGAATTTATGGCCGCACTGGATGATAGCAGCCTACAAGCCATGGTTCTTTTCGGCAGACCATACAATGCCTTCAGTTCATGGGCCAACAAATCAATTCCTGCCAAATTTGCCACCCGTGGAGTTGAAATAATTCCCTGCGACATGCTCCCCCGCAGCGAAAAATGCGGCAACGAGCTGAACATGTACTGGGCCACCGGGGAACTGATCATGGATGCAGCCAAGCTGGTGGCGGAGCACCCCAGACTTTTCGGCACATACATCACCAATTTCTCCTGCGGCCCTGATTCATTCCTGCTCGGTCATTTCCGTACGATCATGGGCCGCAAGCCATCGCTGACCCTTGAATTGGACAGCCATACCGCTGATGCAGGAATCGAAACCCGCATTGAAGCCTTTCTCGATATTGTAGATGGTTTCAGCCGTCTGGAAGAGCCGCAGGATTCCACAGTCCGTCCTTTCCGTGCCGCGCGTTGCGAAGTGCGTAACGGAATTACCGGAATCACTGACTCCAGAGGCAAATGGTATGCGGTGAACGATCCGGCTGTAACCCTAATCATTCCCAGCCTTGGCGAAATCAGCACCGATTTTCTGGCAGCATCCATGCAGCGCGATAACATCCGCTACAAGGTACTCTCCCATGCCAGTGAAGCCGCCCTGAAAATGGGCCGTAACAATTCATCCTGCAAAGAATGCCTGCCCTTGCAGCTTACCGCCGGAGCCCTGCTGGCACACCTCGAAAACCGTGACGAAAATGAAATCGCCCTCTTCCTGATGCCCAAGGCCAAGGGGCCATGCCGTTTCGGGCAGTATTCCGTGTTCATGAACGATCTCATCGAGCGCTTGGAAATCCAGAATCTAGCCATTTTCGCGCCCAGCTCCACTGACGGGTACGGCGGACTAAGCACTGGTGTCACCCTCGGCATGTGGCAGGGTATTGTCACCGGTTCTATTCTTGAGGATATCCACGCCACCATTTGCACGGCAGCAAAGGACAAAGACTCGGCCCTGAAACTTTTCTGGCAGGTACGTCAGGAATTACTGGACGGCATGGTCAACTGGAAGCAATTTTCCAAAACCCTGCGCAAAGCAGCTATCGATCTTTCCACTATCAAACTGGCTAAACCGGTGTATGAGTATCCGGTTATATCGCTGTTGGGTGAAATATACGTCCGCCATGATCCTTTGGCTAGGCGCAACCTGCCGGAAAGCCTTACTGAGCAGGGTTTTATTGTCCGCGTAGCTCCGGTGCTGGAATGGATGAAATACACGGACTGGCTGAACCGCAACAGCATCGAAGGAAAGGCCGGGGTCAAGACCCTGATCACCCAAGGCGTGAAATCTTATTTTGAAAGTCGCATCCGCCATATCCTTGCAGACAGCGGACTGCTCTTCTACCCCGGACCGAATGTGCGCCAAGTGGTCAGCCACGGCAAGCCGCACATTTCCGAACAGTTGACCGGAGAGGCAATTCTGACTGTGGGGGCATCCCTACATGAAATCATGTCTCCATCCTGCGGAGTCATCTCCATAGGACCATTCGGATGCATGCCCTCGCGGGTTGCTGAAGCTGTACTCAGCGAAAAATTCCGGGCCGGGTCAGCGGGTAAAAAAGCGACCTCCATACTTGGAGAAGACTCGCGACTGCCCTTCCTGGCCATTGAAACTGACGGAAATCCATTCCCGCAACTCATCGAAGCACGGCTGGAAGCATTCTGTTTACAGGCCAAACGGTTGCATAAACGCATGTCTCCGACTGGAAAATCTTAA